In Kineococcus sp. NBC_00420, a single genomic region encodes these proteins:
- a CDS encoding multidrug effflux MFS transporter — translation MLRPARPALCGAPSTRPPEDTLRMTAPTTRPTTRPAPARATPRTPSTFGLVVLLGAMAALGAVTIDLYLPSLPEVAIDLGTTEARTQLTITGVLVGSALGQLVVGPLSDAFGRRKPAAVGFCVYVVATLLCAIAPNLPTLVAFRVLSGVGASAGAVIGMAVIRDLFVGPAAARLQSRLVLVIGVAPLFAPTVGGAIAAHTGWRPVLALLSVAGLAVLLAVWLRLPETRPELTDTPAQALAEDERAPVTPPRRGRVRRTFTGYGVLLRDRRFLAFAAMPGLALATIMAYVSTSPFVLKDGFGLSSTGFALFFAVNGTALIGGTQLNAGLVERFGSAKLLRVGVLAALVFGLALTVSLLSGTDQLLLFAVPLYLLLLALGLIMPNAVTLGLEPYGDSAGAAAALVTALQSGIGGLVGVLVGVLGGDEHAMGLVVGAAVVLNVALLLSVSRRIRPSVRS, via the coding sequence CTGCTGCGTCCTGCCCGCCCGGCGCTGTGCGGTGCACCCTCGACGAGGCCCCCTGAGGACACCCTGCGCATGACCGCGCCCACCACCCGGCCCACCACCAGGCCCGCCCCCGCGCGCGCCACCCCCCGCACCCCCTCCACGTTCGGACTCGTCGTCCTCCTCGGCGCCATGGCCGCCCTCGGTGCGGTGACGATCGACCTCTACCTCCCGTCGCTGCCCGAGGTGGCGATCGACCTCGGCACCACCGAGGCGCGCACCCAGCTGACGATCACCGGGGTCCTCGTCGGCTCCGCGCTCGGCCAGCTCGTCGTCGGCCCGCTCTCCGACGCGTTCGGTCGCCGGAAGCCCGCCGCCGTCGGGTTCTGCGTCTACGTCGTCGCCACCCTGCTCTGCGCGATCGCGCCGAACCTGCCCACCCTCGTCGCCTTCCGGGTCCTGTCCGGCGTCGGCGCCTCGGCCGGGGCGGTCATCGGCATGGCTGTGATCCGCGACCTCTTCGTCGGACCCGCCGCGGCGCGGCTGCAGTCCCGCCTCGTCCTCGTCATCGGCGTGGCCCCGCTCTTCGCCCCCACCGTCGGGGGCGCGATCGCCGCCCACACGGGCTGGCGTCCGGTGCTGGCGCTGCTCTCCGTCGCCGGTCTCGCGGTCCTCCTCGCCGTGTGGCTCCGACTCCCCGAGACCCGCCCCGAGCTCACCGACACCCCCGCCCAGGCCCTCGCCGAGGACGAGCGCGCCCCCGTCACCCCGCCGCGGCGCGGCCGGGTCCGGCGCACCTTCACCGGCTACGGCGTCCTGCTGCGCGACCGCCGGTTCCTGGCCTTCGCGGCCATGCCCGGGCTCGCGCTGGCCACGATCATGGCCTACGTCTCGACCTCGCCCTTCGTCCTCAAGGACGGGTTCGGCCTCTCGAGCACCGGGTTCGCGCTCTTCTTCGCGGTCAACGGCACGGCCCTCATCGGCGGCACGCAGCTCAACGCGGGCCTCGTCGAACGCTTCGGCTCGGCGAAGCTGCTCCGCGTCGGCGTGCTCGCCGCCCTCGTCTTCGGTCTCGCGCTGACGGTGTCGCTGCTCTCGGGCACCGACCAGCTGCTGCTCTTCGCCGTGCCGCTCTACCTGCTGCTGCTCGCGCTCGGCCTGATCATGCCCAACGCCGTGACCCTCGGCCTGGAGCCCTACGGCGACAGCGCAGGGGCCGCGGCGGCGCTGGTGACCGCCCTGCAGTCCGGCATCGGCGGGCTCGTCGGGGTCCTCGTGGGTGTCCTCGGTGGCGACGAGCACGCCATGGGTCTCGTCGTCGGGGCCGCCGTCGTCCTCAACGTGGCCCTCCTGCTCTCGGTCTCCCGGAGGATCCGCCCTAGTGTGAGGTCATGA
- a CDS encoding histidine kinase N-terminal 7TM domain-containing diguanylate cyclase encodes MAPLALLVAFAAVITAATGILTFRRRDETPAALPLTGALASVTAWGVVVVLMNSGTPRPWLDLLVVPQFAAVAGTVLSLRLFVDAVTGRPFRRRRTLLLCVEPVLLVITVALDPWTHWFHASVTHVGDPERLSTTAGPLFWVHTGYSYLVIVSAALTIWHLRRTTSGLLRRQASTMLVAIAAPFAANLTVVFTPFARLDVDITPVAFAVTGVLFAYAVLHQDLLRLVPVARSLVVDTVSDAVYVVDARLRLVDVNVAGRAMLAGEGCPSQAAVVGRPFGETVDPVLVRAVGDGEGQSVVALASGVQIDVRTRWIRDHRGNALGRVVVARDVTEQLAAARALQEANETLRAQVATIEKLQADLAEEAAKDPLTGLRNRRRFVDDLTTRLDLAATAGQPLSLVLLDVDHFKAINDTYGHAVGDDVLVAVARALGGHARPEDLVRYGGEEFVVILPQLDTASARARAEALRRACAEIPFAVEGLRVTISAGVATSPDHGSTPDELLLRADRALYEAKEGGRDQVALAD; translated from the coding sequence ATGGCACCCCTCGCGCTGCTGGTCGCCTTCGCCGCCGTCATCACGGCGGCGACGGGCATCCTGACGTTCCGCCGACGGGACGAGACACCGGCCGCGCTCCCGCTGACCGGAGCCCTCGCCTCCGTCACCGCCTGGGGCGTGGTGGTCGTCCTGATGAACAGCGGGACGCCGCGACCGTGGCTGGACCTGCTCGTCGTCCCGCAGTTCGCGGCCGTCGCCGGCACCGTGCTCAGCCTCCGGCTCTTCGTCGACGCCGTCACCGGACGTCCGTTCCGGCGACGGCGGACGCTGCTGCTGTGCGTCGAGCCGGTGCTGCTGGTCATCACGGTCGCCCTGGACCCGTGGACGCACTGGTTCCACGCCAGCGTCACGCACGTCGGGGACCCGGAACGGCTCAGCACGACCGCGGGCCCGCTGTTCTGGGTGCACACCGGTTACAGCTACCTCGTCATCGTCTCGGCCGCCCTCACCATCTGGCACCTGCGGCGCACCACGAGCGGGCTGCTGCGCCGGCAGGCCAGCACGATGCTCGTCGCCATCGCCGCGCCGTTCGCGGCGAACCTCACCGTCGTCTTCACCCCCTTCGCGCGCCTCGACGTCGACATCACCCCGGTCGCGTTCGCGGTGACGGGGGTCCTCTTCGCCTACGCGGTGCTGCACCAGGACCTGCTGCGGCTGGTCCCCGTCGCCCGCTCCCTCGTCGTGGACACCGTGTCCGACGCGGTCTACGTCGTCGACGCTCGCCTGCGCCTCGTGGACGTGAACGTCGCCGGCCGCGCGATGCTGGCCGGGGAGGGGTGCCCATCGCAGGCCGCCGTCGTCGGGCGACCGTTCGGGGAGACCGTCGACCCGGTGCTCGTGCGAGCCGTCGGCGACGGTGAGGGGCAGAGCGTCGTGGCCCTGGCGAGCGGTGTGCAGATCGACGTCCGCACCCGCTGGATCCGCGACCACCGGGGCAACGCGCTGGGCCGGGTCGTCGTCGCCCGGGACGTCACCGAGCAGCTGGCCGCGGCCCGGGCGCTGCAGGAGGCCAACGAGACCCTGCGCGCCCAGGTCGCCACCATCGAGAAGCTGCAGGCCGACCTCGCCGAGGAAGCCGCCAAGGACCCGCTCACGGGGCTGCGCAACCGGCGGCGCTTCGTCGACGACCTCACGACCCGGCTCGACCTCGCCGCGACCGCAGGGCAGCCGCTGTCGCTGGTGCTGCTCGACGTCGACCACTTCAAGGCCATCAACGACACCTACGGCCACGCCGTCGGGGACGACGTCCTCGTCGCGGTGGCCCGCGCGCTGGGCGGGCACGCCCGGCCGGAGGACCTCGTCCGCTACGGCGGTGAGGAGTTCGTCGTGATCCTCCCCCAGCTCGACACCGCCTCGGCCCGCGCGCGGGCCGAGGCGCTGCGTCGTGCGTGCGCGGAGATCCCCTTCGCGGTCGAGGGGCTGCGGGTGACGATCAGCGCGGGGGTCGCCACCAGCCCCGACCACGGGAGCACGCCCGACGAACTGCTGCTGCGCGCCGACCGCGCCCTCTACGAGGCGAAGGAGGGCGGGCGCGACCAGGTCGCGCTCGCCGACTGA
- a CDS encoding M13 family metallopeptidase, translating to MSSITDAQPAGSDVDPSVRPQDDLFRHVNGHWLATTEIPDDRAVDGAFVRLRDESEAECRAIVEAAAAAAATGEAEAGSVQQKIGDLYASFMDTERIEALGATPLDPELAAVDAITDHADLVRRLGAFERSGVGGPFAYWVDTDNAKSDEYVVYLTQSGLGLPDESYYREEQYAAIREAYLGHVERILTLGHRPDPAGSAQRILALETEIASHHWDRVKNRDANATYNKVDRAGLEALLPGIDLAGWLEAAQLPDSAFAQVVVRQPSYLTGLAEVLLATPVETWREWLGWRILHGGAVFLSSDFVDENFAFYGTTLTGAPQLRERWKRGVGLVEGNLGEALGELYVAEHFPPAAKARMEELVANLVEAYRLDIEALDWMTRETKDRALEKLGQFTPKIGHPDTWRDYAKLTVDRHDLLGNVRRAFAFEVERELAKLGSPVDRSEWFMTPQTVNAYYNPGMNEIVFPAAILRPPFFSLEADDAENYGGIGAVIGHEIGHGFDDQGSKYDGLGNLNDWWTDADREEFGKRTDALVAQFDALEPPETPGKKVNGSLTVGENIGDLGGLTIAHKAYEIALEGEPAPVVDGLNGSQRLFFGWAKVWCGKVRPAEVERRLAVDPHSPPEFRCNAVVKNLVEFHEAFDTQPGDGLWLDPAERVRIW from the coding sequence ATGAGTTCGATCACGGACGCCCAGCCCGCGGGCAGCGACGTCGACCCCTCGGTCCGACCCCAGGACGACCTCTTCCGGCACGTCAACGGCCACTGGCTGGCGACGACCGAGATCCCGGACGACCGCGCCGTCGACGGCGCCTTCGTCCGCCTCCGCGACGAGTCCGAGGCCGAGTGCCGCGCCATCGTCGAGGCCGCCGCAGCGGCGGCCGCCACCGGTGAGGCCGAGGCGGGCAGCGTCCAGCAGAAGATCGGCGACCTCTACGCCAGCTTCATGGACACCGAACGCATCGAGGCCCTCGGCGCCACCCCGCTGGACCCGGAGCTCGCCGCGGTCGACGCCATCACCGACCACGCCGACCTGGTCCGCCGGCTGGGCGCCTTCGAGCGCTCCGGCGTCGGTGGCCCGTTCGCCTACTGGGTGGACACCGACAACGCGAAGTCCGACGAGTACGTCGTCTACCTCACCCAGTCCGGTCTCGGCCTGCCCGACGAGTCGTACTACCGCGAGGAGCAGTACGCGGCGATCCGCGAGGCCTACCTCGGCCACGTGGAGCGCATCCTCACCCTCGGCCACCGTCCCGACCCGGCCGGTTCCGCCCAGCGCATCCTCGCCCTGGAGACGGAGATCGCGAGCCACCACTGGGACCGCGTGAAGAACCGCGACGCGAACGCGACCTACAACAAGGTCGACCGCGCGGGCCTCGAGGCGCTGCTGCCCGGCATCGACCTGGCCGGCTGGCTCGAGGCCGCGCAGCTGCCCGACTCCGCCTTCGCCCAGGTCGTCGTCCGCCAGCCCAGCTACCTCACCGGCCTGGCCGAGGTCCTCCTCGCGACGCCGGTCGAGACCTGGCGCGAGTGGCTCGGCTGGCGCATCCTGCACGGCGGCGCGGTCTTCCTCTCCTCCGACTTCGTCGACGAGAACTTCGCCTTCTACGGCACGACCCTGACCGGTGCCCCGCAGCTGCGCGAGCGCTGGAAGCGCGGCGTCGGGCTCGTCGAGGGCAACCTGGGCGAGGCGCTGGGCGAGCTCTACGTCGCCGAGCACTTCCCGCCCGCCGCGAAGGCCCGGATGGAGGAGCTCGTCGCGAACCTGGTCGAGGCCTACCGCCTCGACATCGAGGCCCTGGACTGGATGACCCGGGAGACGAAGGACCGGGCGCTGGAGAAGCTCGGCCAGTTCACCCCCAAGATCGGCCACCCCGACACCTGGCGCGACTACGCGAAGCTGACCGTGGACCGCCACGACCTGCTGGGCAACGTCCGTCGCGCCTTCGCCTTCGAGGTCGAACGCGAGCTCGCCAAGCTCGGCTCCCCGGTGGACCGCAGCGAGTGGTTCATGACCCCGCAGACGGTCAACGCCTACTACAACCCGGGCATGAACGAGATCGTCTTCCCCGCGGCCATCCTCCGACCGCCGTTCTTCTCCCTCGAGGCCGACGACGCCGAGAACTACGGCGGCATCGGTGCGGTCATCGGTCACGAGATCGGTCACGGCTTCGACGACCAGGGCTCCAAGTACGACGGTCTGGGCAACCTCAACGACTGGTGGACCGACGCGGACCGCGAGGAGTTCGGCAAGCGCACGGACGCCCTCGTCGCGCAGTTCGACGCCCTCGAGCCGCCGGAGACCCCCGGCAAGAAGGTCAACGGCTCGCTGACGGTGGGCGAGAACATCGGCGACCTCGGCGGGCTGACGATCGCCCACAAGGCCTACGAGATCGCCCTGGAGGGCGAGCCCGCGCCGGTCGTCGACGGCCTCAACGGCTCCCAGCGGCTCTTCTTCGGGTGGGCCAAGGTGTGGTGCGGCAAGGTGCGCCCCGCCGAGGTCGAACGTCGCCTCGCCGTGGACCCGCACTCCCCGCCGGAGTTCCGCTGCAACGCCGTGGTGAAGAACCTCGTCGAGTTCCACGAGGCCTTCGACACCCAGCCCGGTGACGGGCTCTGGCTGGACCCGGCGGAACGCGTCCGGATCTGGTGA